One segment of Solanum stenotomum isolate F172 chromosome 1, ASM1918654v1, whole genome shotgun sequence DNA contains the following:
- the LOC125844526 gene encoding pumilio homolog 12 → MLPAVQKMENGVNELENDEFEKLLGEIPNVTSGSSYSEESGVINCPKDFNLTSSNGDGSKPIGVTETYISNEILGKLKEFGNRVEQLPNKRYESEEINLPNEQAIASAFAELRVKDGAFLESAAPMANSTPLLNHLAVVNGQRKNSLGKIPSNLDSQVLVVPSTRTPNNLSNAFNGFSPSIGGHQSGYVHTMENISAAVPLPPGVPGVHLLPPIHRVDIPVISNQQHYFLDVTSPVPYFHSQINRHHGACRHIEEEQHYFLYMQQLRAQQLGNQYPIQPDGSITSRSINSSSRQPFSEMPIPHFNQQVSRSINPLNSLFCSMGSDVLQGLDKTDKQYFPERMLRRSHGPEPVKSAKFGSFGGTNYLSNMNQNRRVFPNAYSKRSFHSPSAESRLDCLESRSFSPDAVDLKFHRWSQSQEYNLIDDFAGRIYLMAKDQNGCRFLQRKFAEGSSEDVEKIFPEIIVHIVELMIDPFGNYLVQKLLEVCNEGQRMQILHAITRIAGDLVRISCDMHGTRAVQKVIETLKTPEQFSMIVSSLKPGLVNLIKDMNGNHVAQRCLQYLTPEYREFLFEAAITNCVELATDRHGCCVLQKCLSQSDGGQRHRLIYEITSNALVLSQDPFGNYVVQYIFDIRLPWATTNIFDQLRGKFGDLSMQKYSSNVVEKCLKHVDEERSSYIIEELLSDPRLDQIMQDPYGNYVIQAALNISKGALHAALVEAVRAHVPVLRTNPYGKKVLSCNSLKK, encoded by the exons ATGCTGCCTGCTGTTCAGAAAATGGAGAATGGGGTGAATGAACTGGAAAATGATGAATTCGAGAAACTTCTTGGTGAGATTCCAAATGTTACTTCTGGGAGTTCATATTCTGAGGAATCTGGTGTCATCAATTGTCCAAAAGATTTTAATTTGACATCCTCGAATGGGGATGGGTCAAAGCCTATTGGTGTTACTGAGACATATATAAGCAATGAGATCTTAGGCAAGTTAAAAGAATTTGGTAACCGAGTTGAGCAGCTACCTAACAAGAGGTATGAGTCTGAAGAAATAAACTTACCAAATGAACAGGCTATAGCGTCTGCATTTGCTGAGTTGCGTGTAAAAGATGGTGCCTTCTTAGAATCTGCAGCTCCTATGGCTAATTCTACGCCGTTGCTGAACCATTTAGCTGTTGTGAATGGACAACGCAAAAATAGCTTAGGTAAAATCCCTTCAAATTTGGATTCGCAAGTGTTAGTTGTTCCCTCAACAAGAACACCAAATAATCTATCCAATGCTTTTAATGGGTTTAGTCCAAGTATTGGTGGGCACCAAAGTGGATATGTACATACAATGGAAAACATATCTGCAGCTGTACCATTACCTCCTGGAGTGCCAGGTGTTCACCTACTTCCACCAATTCATCGGGTAGATATTCCAGTAATTTCCAATCAACAACATTATTTCTTGGATGTTACATCACCTGTTCCTTACTTCCACTCACAAATTAATCGACACCATGGAGCATGTAGACACATTGAAGAGGAACAacattatttcttatatatGCAGCAACTTCGTGCTCAGCAATTAGGTAATCAGTATCCAATTCAACCTGATGGGTCAATCACAAGTAGATCAATCAATAGTAGCTCGCGTCAACCATTCAGTGAGATGCCGATTCCTCACTTCAACCAGCAAGTTTCAAGAAGTATAAACCCGTTAAATTCCCTGTTTTGCTCAATGGGTTCTGATGTGCTGCAAGGTTTAGACAAAACAGATAAACAATACTTTCCTGAAAGAATGTTAAGAAGATCACATGGACCGGAGCCAGTTAAGTCTGCTAAATTCGGTTCGTTTGGAGGAACCAACTATCTTTCAAATATGAATCAAAATAGAAGAGTTTTTCCCAACGCTTATTCGAAGCGTAGTTTCCATTCTCCAAGTGCAGAATCTCGCTTGGATTGTCTAGAATCAAGAAGCTTTTCTCCTGATGCTGTTGATCTCAAATTTCATCGGTGGTCACAGTCTCAGGAGTAtaatttaattgatgattttgcTGGAAGAATCTATCTCATGGCGAAGGATCAAAATGGATGTCGCTTCTTGCAGAGGAAATTTGCTGAAGGATCTTCAGAAGATGTTGAAAAGATTTTTCCTGAGATTATTGTGCACATCGTGGAGCTCATGATTGACCCCTTTGGCAATTACCTTGTTCAGAAGCTTCTTGAGGTGTGCAATGAAGGTCAGAGAATGCAGATACTTCATGCAATCACTAGAATAGCTGGGGATCTTGTAAGAATTTCATGTGACATGCACGG GACCCGAGCTGTGCAAAAAGTTATTGAAACTCTTAAAACACCTGAGCAGTTTTCCATGATTGTCTCCTCATTGAAACCCGGTTTAGTGAATTTAATCAAGGACATGAATGGTAACCATGTTGCGCAGCGGTGCTTGCAATACTTAACACCTGAGTATAGAGAA TTCCTGTTTGAAGCTGCTATTACCAATTGTGTCGAACTTGCTACAGATCGTCATGGTTGCTGTGTGCTACAGAAATGTCTTAGCCAATCTGACGGTGGACAAAGACACCGATTAATCTATGAGATCACTTCAAATGCATTGGTACTTTCCCAAGATCCATTTGG GAATTATGTTGTGCAATATATTTTTGACATTCGTCTTCCCTGGGCAACAACAAATATCTTTGACCAGCTGCGGGGTAAATTTGGGGACCTTTCTATGCAAAAATACAGCAGTAATGTGGTAGAGAAATGTCTTAAGCATGTGGATGAAGAACGTTCTTCATATATCATTGAGGAGCTGTTAAGTGATCCTCGACTAGACCAGATCATGCAAGACCCATATGGCAATTATGTTATCCAAGCTGCTCTAAATATCTCAAAG GGAGCCTTGCATGCTGCACTCGTGGAGGCTGTGAGAGCCCATGTTCCTGTTCTACGGACCAATCCTTATGGAAAGAAGGTCCTCTCATGCAATAGtcttaaaaaataa